A stretch of DNA from Pseudomonadota bacterium:
AGTAGCTCTCCTCGAGGCTCGAGACGGTGACGCCGCGAGAGCTCGAGGCGTGGATGAAGTAGCGGTTGCCCAGGTAGATGCCCACGTGCGACGGGCCCGGCAGGTAGGTGCTGAAGAACACGAGGTCACCCGCCTGAGGGGCCTCCACGGCGCGACCCTGCTGATACTGCTCGTCGGCCATGCGGCGCAGCTGGATGCCGGCGAGCGCGAAGATGCGCTGGGTGAATCCCGAGCAGTCGACGCCGTGGGCACTGGTGCCACCGAACACGTACGGCACGCCCTCCATCTGGTGGGCCATCGCGGTGATTCGGGTGATGAGACGGCCGCGTCGCGACGCCAGCGGCGCGCGCCTGTGCCGAGCCGCCTCAGCCGTGGTGCTGGCCGCGGGAGACGCGGCGGGTGCGCTGATGGCGGGATCGGGCGTGACGCTCTCGGCGGGAGGAAGCTCTGGCCGAGCCCCCCACGCGCCCAGGCTGGACGCGAAGGTCGAGGCGATGAGGATGAGCGAGAACGAACCCGCGCGGACGACGCTTGAAAAAGTACGGACTTGAGACATAG
This window harbors:
- a CDS encoding NlpC/P60 family protein, whose translation is MSQVRTFSSVVRAGSFSLILIASTFASSLGAWGARPELPPAESVTPDPAISAPAASPAASTTAEAARHRRAPLASRRGRLITRITAMAHQMEGVPYVFGGTSAHGVDCSGFTQRIFALAGIQLRRMADEQYQQGRAVEAPQAGDLVFFSTYLPGPSHVGIYLGNRYFIHASSSRGVTVSSLEESYYRSRYIGARRFF